Proteins co-encoded in one Salvia splendens isolate huo1 chromosome 4, SspV2, whole genome shotgun sequence genomic window:
- the LOC121800832 gene encoding uncharacterized protein LOC121800832 — protein sequence MYEVRDPGFPTNFFSFKPFGDIASNENEEQTLFFDIIGVITAPGRVVKQSRYRLIEVEISDEHHNKILCTIWDSNVDFYLFQLKKAEGTVPIIIVQFCKANVLRGEIGVSTYFQASIILINADMDEVKEFRQREFDDLDVKSISDVVYLVDGSYWVFDKVESIESHFGEWFRFVVNIVDDTSNASLLLWNGEAIQLIAKRVTDLIGSNMENNVIEYIPRKIEELLLGQEMLFKVQRRNSKEYYRRYLYTVNKICNIPDIVEKLVPLNIGSQVFNSDVKLVDLLFGADIVEGFVTPNLSVVTKADGIEWIAEGSVKRCLEDEFDSCDDVSFR from the exons ATGTATGAGGTCAGAGATCCTGGTTTTCCAAcaaatttcttttcatttaAACCATTTGGTGATATAGCAAGCAATGAGAATGAAGAGCAGACATTATTTTTTG ATATCATTGGTGTTATCACTGCACCTGGAAGAGTTGTGAAGCAAAGTAGATATAGGTTGATTGAAGTGGAAATAAGTGATGAGCA CCATAATAAGATATTGTGTACAATTTGGGATTCCAATGTggatttttatttgtttcaatTGAAAAAGGCTGAAGGGACTGTTCCTATAATCATAGTGCAGTTTTGCAAGGCTAATGTTTTAAGAG GTGAGATTGGCGTGTCTACTTATTTTCAAGCATCCATTATCCTAATTAATGCTGATATGGATGAAGTCAAAGAGTTTAGGCAGAG GGAGTTTGATGATCTTGATGTCAAGTCTATTAGTGATGTTGTCTATTTGGTG GATGGCTCTTACTGGGTCTTTGATAAAGTTGAATCAATTGAGTCTCATTTTGGAGAGTG GTTCAGGTTTGTAGTCAACATTGTTGATGACACAAGTAATGCATCCCTTTTGTTGTGGAATGGAGAAGCTATTCAACTAATTGCTAAAAGGGTGACTGACTTGATTGGAAGCAATATGGAG AATAATGTTATAGAATATATTCCTAGGAAAATTGAGGAGCTGCTTTTGGGTCAAGAGATGTTGTTTAAGGTTCAAAGAAGGAATAGCAAGGAATATTATCGTAGATATCTGTATACGGTTAACAAAATTTGCAACATCCCAGATATAGTTGAGAAGCTTGTTCCTCTGAATATTGGATCACAAGTTTTCAATTCTGATGTGAAGTTGGTTGATTTACTCTTTGGTGCTGATATTGTAGAg GGCTTTGTCACTCCTAATTTATCTGTGGTTACTAAGGCAGATGGGATTGAATGGATTGCTGAGGGAAGTGTGAAGAGGTGTTTGGAAGATGAGTTTGATAGCTGTGATGATGTGTCTTTTAGATAG